The sequence AAATTGTCTATGAAACTGCTGTCACAAATCAAGCAGCACTGAGACTTACATGATATTTGTATGTACTTTTACAATATCAATAAATCTACAACATTTGGTATTGTTTGAAAATTTAGCACTATATATTATGTTCATCCAAAGCAATTAACAGCATATATACACctttgaaaataatcatataccctaaaaacaaaacaaaaaactttcaATGCATTATGGAAAACCACCATCTTCCAACAAACCTGTGGAAAACTCTTTCCGCAAACATCTGGAGATTCCTTTTTTGTgacaagatttttatttttatccttTTTTATGAAACAGCTTTTCCAtctaatgtttttgttttttaaacttcTGGAtgggagtgaatgaaaacaaaacaaaacaataaaattagAGTCAAGTCATACATTCATGTCATTTAATGAGGTTACTTTCATACATGTTCCAACATTGAAAAGAATCCAAATTGTCAAATATAGTTAAATAATTTGGACCATAGCCTCGTAGTGACATGTTTTAGGTAtcctatagtttttttttcttgtaaaacgACCATTCAATATATCAAAATTCTCTGATTTCTATTCCTCCCCTGAGTACTTTTAATGTTGTAATAGAAAGgggtttgcaaaaaaaaaaaagaagaagcttTGCAGTATTTACAGGATGGCAGCATTAAACATTAGACATTTACAAAGCATCCACCGACAGTGCATAGCTTAGAATAGCCGTATATGCCTTGTAGGTGAACTTGACGATAAACAGCTATGTTTTAACGTGTCCAGCATTCAACAGTCCCAACTAAAAAGATGAATCAAAACATGTttgaacaaatttaaaaaaaaaagtaaaacattgATACTGAATCCATGAAGGCACCACAGAAAACATTTGAAGCGAGAAAGACGCTCTTAAACATACTGACAATGAATTCATGAACTGTTGAGTAGACTTAGTGTGCAAAAAGacgttaaatgttaaaaaaaagatgtttcaaatacagactaaaatataatttacactTAATCAGCACTTCTTATGGAAGAGAAAAGCAACTGAGATGTGGCAACACAACTAAAATGTCGAATCTCatggatgtaaaaaaaaaaagaatatttaataattttaaggTGAGAATTTAAAATGGACAATTTTAGCATAACCTAATCCAAAATGTATGTGTATTGAACTAGGCCACATACCAACAGCCAATGTGGCAACAACTTGCATTTTGAATCAAAAAAGGAAACAGGCCTGCATACTTTTAGtttatgaaaagaaaaatgaaagtaGACGGTGTTGAAAAATCAGTTAAACACTGTCCAATCTCTATCCAGCCCCACAAAAGCATATATTACCCATGAAGCGCCAGTGGCAATCTTCTTGTCTCTTTTCTTTTCGAACTCTCATTAAACAGAAACCCTCCAATGGAATAGTAGTGCCCCCATTCCCACCTGGGTTCTTTACACTGCAGTGCCTCCAAGTGGAGGCACCAGGATGCTGGAGCTACTCAGTATTCCTGGCCAGACTGGGGGTGTGGCAGGACTCCAGTGGAAAAACACAACAGTCAGTCATTGGTTAATGCAGGATGATTGACACTCAGACCCGACTAGTAGGATGGACATGGTAGGTGCAGTTCTGGATGTCATTCCCTTCACTGACGCCCTCAGAACAGCCACTATTTTCTCTCCGCAGAgctaagaaagagagagaaagcttAGCCCAAAAtctaacatttttttgttatttaaattttCATCCCAAATTCTCCCCAAAAAGGTCATCCTCATCACTGCAAATATTAactgaaattaatttaatttaattttttattactaaattttttttaaatatttacattatatgGTTGTATGtgtactttatttaatttatgctgatttaaatgatttaaaattattttcaatACTGTATTCCTCTAATGAGAATGAGATTTTTTgcacattacaataataaaaatgacacaaaaataatttccaaaatgttgacaagactaagtttaatataaaatctgtttaacttaaaacatgaaagtaaggttaataatataacttattattattatacatttttcagttttactcaaattagggtgatgcaaaaatgtacaccccacaacaaaaactactacatctagtactttgtatggcctccatgattttcaatggcagcaccaagtcttctagacatggaatgaacaagttggcgacattttccaacatctatctttttccattcttcaagaatgacttcttttagagactggatgctggatggagagtgatgctccacttgtctcttcagaattccccataggtgtttgattgggttcagatcaggagccactgaaacactttcaccctgttcttcttcagaaatccaacagtggctctagatgtgtgtttaggatcactgtcatgttggaaaagtgcacgacgaccaaggacagagtgatggtagcatcttctctttcagtatagagcagtacatgtGTGAATTCATGAAGCcgtcaatgaaatgcagctccccgacaccagcagcactcatgcagccccacataaggacactgacaccaccatggttcactgtaggcaccattcatttctctttgtattcctcagctttgcgacgccatacagttttgaagacatcagttccaaaaacatttatctctgtatcatcactccagagtatagagtcccagtagtcttcatctttgtcagcatgggccctggcaaactcaaggtgggcttttttgtgcctgggctttaggacaGGCTTttttcgtggacggcacccatacatgccattcctctgcagtgtacgccgtattgtgtcacgggaaatagtcaccccagtttggctttctgcttctttagataactgcagtgaacttgcatgccgattttcttcaaccctgctcatcagaagatgctcctgtcgtggtgttaacttccgtggacgacctggatgtctctgtgagatggttgcagttccttctttttaaaatttttgtaccacttttgctgcagtattctgactgataagtaaagctttgctgatcttcttgtagccttcacctttctggtgtaaataaattattttgtttctcaggtcttgtgacatttctcttccatgtggtgccattgctgacagcatgaaatgggaaggggttttaacacccttttatagtcaactgtctgctggacatctgtgtaatgaataattagactcacctgtggttgaattcttgttaaattagacatttgtagtctaaaatttagctttgctgcagagactttcagtggggtgtactcatttttgcaccACTCTAATTTGAAAAACTGAACTTTTTGTTCtccaagttatattattaaccttacttttatgttataagttaaacagatgttatattaaacttagtcttgtcaacactttggaaattgtttttgttttcactgagatattgtttaaaatgttacttttcaaatttAGCACTGTATATGATGGACAGATATATGATAGCCATTGTGGTTTCAGTGTAAATATTTGGTTTGCTTCAATATGGCAGTTAATGCTAGTGTCTGTCTGGATGAAAGGGCATGCAAAAACACAAAAGGAAATGTAAATGTGACATGTTTAGATACTGACAGctctcttcctcttctcccTCGGGCAGCAGCAGCTGTCCGTGGCACGGGCTGGGCAGGGTGGACTGCAGTTGGCCCTCCTGACTGGTTCCCAACTGCAGCCTGCGCATGTGACGAACTACAGCTGTGGCATTAAATGCTTGCTGTGTATGATaacaagagaaagaaaatcagaAACCATGCTTTTCACCTGTAGTTTGcagtatagtatatatataaaaaacattaacttTCTCAGATGAGGTCCTTCCACACTCATATGCAAGGATTTACCTTCCACTTGCTTTTGGCAAAGTTCTTTTTGATTTGGGCACTGACAGATTCATGGATGTTCTTATCCAACGCTGTGTCTCCAGCGATCCTGAAGtacaaaacacattcatgttCAAGTTTCCTTTGTTAAGTTTACAGTGTCTCATCTGGTtgtatacagttgcaagaaaaagtatgtgaaccacttgcaatATCTGTGAAAATgctaataattttaacaaaataagtgagataatacaaaatgcatgttattttttattttgtactgtcctgagtaagatattttgcataaaagatgtttacatataatccataagacacacaaaaaaaaaaaaaaatagctgaatttataaaaataaccccattcataagtatgtgaacccttgattctcaatactgtgtgtggttacctgatgatctacgactgtttttatgttttgtgatggttgttcttAAGTCgcatgtttgttctgagcagttaaactgagctctgttcttcagaaaaatcctccaggtcctgcagattcatcagttttccagcatcttttgcatatttgaaccctttccagcagtgacaatgattttgagatccatcttttcacactgaggacaactgagagactcaaacacaactattaaaaaaggttcaaacattcactgatgctccagaaggaaacatgatgcattatagatggggggtgaaaacttttggaatttgaagatcaaggtaaattgtatttaatttgtcttccgggaaacatgagtatcttctgttgcttccgaagggcagtgctaaatgaaaaacaatgatattcaagcgaaataagaaaaatttggacctcttcatcctgttcaaaagttttcaccccccgactcttaatgcatcgtgtttccttctggagcatcagtgaatgatTGAACCTtgtttaatagttgtgtttgagtccctcagttgtcctcagtgtgaaaagacggatctcaaaatcatacagccactgctggaaagggttcaaatattcAAAAGATGGTGGGaaactgaagaatttttgggacctggagatttttttcttattttgttaaaattttgcacattttcacagattctgcacatggttcacatactttttcttgcaactgtatgtGCCAATAAAAGCAAAATATCTTTTTGAGTTGCCAATCTGCTCATTTAAGGCAACAGTTCATCCAGAACGCAAAGCTATGTTATCATCTATTCCCACTTTTGTTCCAAAGTCGTACAGCTTACTTTCTCTCTACATTTTGACTCACTTCAAAAGGTACAGTAGGTAGTCAaccatactgtatatatatatatgaatgagaTTTTAAAGCTGTGACAGATTTTCAATGAATAACAGCTTAAATAATTTCATGTATTTTTTcaatgtttattataaatgatttatccgtgcGCATAAAGAAAATAGCTTAAAAGTCagtataaaatcaaaattgccgattcttattttttaatgaaatgttgcagtgtatattacaaattatttatccctgcacacatatatatatatatatatatatacagctatggaaaaaattaagagaccactccaagttcagaaatcaatattaagtggtctcttaattttttccatagctgtatatatatatatatatatatatatatatatatagatagatagatagacagatagacagatagatagatagatagatagatagatagatagatagatagatagatagatagataatttttttttttttttctttcttttttttacatttcgtCTCGTAATCTTAAAAAATTAACACCCCCTTACAACAAAGTCTTTTCTCTGATGACGTCTATCACATGTAGTACTTCTTTTTGGtgatttattgtcattttctGAGCTCTACAGCATGCACCCCTCTATTTACTTtcactgtatggaaaagagcagcataaACGATATTCAAAATATTCCTTTTTTGTTCCATGAAAAAACGTTATATGGTTTTGGAATGACacaagggtgaataaatgatgctGTTGGAAAGAATTCCACAAGCTCTAGATCATTTGTAACAGTGAAAGTTACTCATAATGTTCTTGGATCCGTTGACAGATATTTGAAAGGTTGAAAGATGATGGTTCATGACAATGTCGCATTGCCTTTTCAAGCAGTAAAATCACAACATCTGGTAACTATAAAAGTTATGGCAATATATATCTGTATGTAAgctataattttttaaattgctGTATGAGAGACTACAAAACAGAAAGTATTAAAGTGCTATATGTGAGATTTACAGTATAACTCTTAAAGATCAGTCTCAGTGCGGAGTCTGAACACATACCATGGGTGCTGAAGAGCCTGTTCACACGTGTAACGCTGGCTGGGATCTTTTTCCATTAAATGCACAATAAAATCTTTGGCTGAGAAAAGAGCACATTGTTAAAGTTAAGAACATGACATAACTGTTTCCATAATGTCATTGAGAAACAATGCAATtgtcagagaaagagaaaatagaTTTAGTTTTTGACTCCTGTAAAATTTCTCAgacataaatgtaatattttgacTCTACAGATATATTCGACAGCCATTATAGTTTggttaagaaaaaaaagtcatgtttTATCAGCAATAAACTTCATGAAACTtatgaaaattaaatattacagaAAGTGTGTGCTATACCTGAGTCAGAGATATCATCCCAGTATGGTGAATCAAACTCATATTCCGCCTTCAGGATCTGCTCAAAGAGCTTGGCATCATTCTCATCGTAAAATGGCGGATAGCCACATAAACTGAGAAGAGACGGACAGATGGTAAATCCAGTTGAATTCTTGGGAACAAATTCAGTTCAGGTACAACATAGGAAATTATAGATGAAGAAAGGAGAaaagtgtaaaatgtaaaagcagcagcagtagTCATACTCACAGGATGTAAGCGATGACCCCGATTGACCAGCAGTCCACTGCTTTACTGTACGGCTTCTGTGCCAGAACCTCAGGAGCTGAAGATCAGAGTAAATGGGATCTAACATCAATTCACACATTTATCAGTTCAGCCCTTTCTAGCAAGTAGACCCACTGGGTAGGAAAACTATTGACAATTTAACCTGATAAATTGtgattaattatataaaaataacatgattaATTATTCCCCTTGACCCATATGTAAATTCTCCAAATAATTGAGGTACCACCTCACTTCAAATATTGCTATGTGCAATAAATTGCAATTAATAATCTTACTGCTTTTGGGTTTCCAAACCAAATTAGAGCTgtcaattaaaataattttaattagtaattcatttataattaatataatttattatatttaattgattatattatattaacaaattaaaattattttaatcgaCATCCCTAATTTGGTTTGGAAACCCAAAGGCAATAAGTTTACCCAAGAAACCCAAAAGAGGATCATCGTCACCACAATGCAATTCCATGAATTTTGAGGCAATATTCATGACCTAATATTCCATGAAAGtctatgtttacatataaaataagaaaaaaatctaaTCAGATTTATCATAGCGTATCTTAACTCAATGAATTACTGATGCTAATTGTTTGCTTGCTTTAATAAGTAAATAGCTGCGACTGTGGCAGATGTTACTCCACTCCAGTGCTCGAAGTGGCCTTCTATATTTGAATCTTTAGCGTACCTTCACTTTTTTTTGCATACCTGCACTTCTTACATGTTGCCGGTACTTTGCCACTCAGAGTAAAAtcgtaaaaaaatgtaaaccacaagttttattttaggtttaagcTGTCTCAATATCAGCATGGCAGAGTttagtttgtggcaaaaccttttacagtgcttccattatattgttttgtattaaACTGTAtgtgataataaaataaatatatgtgctATGACGTAAATTCGTGGAGCGCATCTCAGCAGCTCAGTTAACAAACATCTCTGCATATGCTGCGAGTTTGGGCTGCTTGTAACATTCATCTGAGAATGCATCGTGTGCCATTTCACCAGATTTGTAATGCAAGTCATTTATAATCCTAAGCCAACACAGGTGAATACTTCAATATGTTTCTAATTATGTGCATTCTTGTTCATcgtgatttcaaaacaaaagtttaaaaCCTTGCTCCGACTTTGCATGTTTTGATGTCTACATGTTATATTTCTATCGTAAAGAAAAGGCCAAATATTAAAGATAAAGTGAagttttgaattaaatgttgAATTAAACAAGGATTTGATCATGCTGTAAAGTGTAACAACAACAATCACCAGGCCATTGGTACCCTCTGCAGCCATTTATTATAATACAAAAGATGATTACATTTATAGTATGtacattatgtattttaacagtGCTGTTCAATAAAACCATATGATACTTGCTTTTGATACTTTATTTGAACCAATTATTA comes from Chanodichthys erythropterus isolate Z2021 chromosome 6, ASM2448905v1, whole genome shotgun sequence and encodes:
- the camk1b gene encoding calcium/calmodulin-dependent protein kinase type 1 isoform X2 encodes the protein MGSHFSIIDRSKMPLGEDGHSWKKKTSSIKEIYDFKEVLGTGAFSEVVLAEEKRTRKLVAIKCIPKKALEGKENSIENEIAVLHKIKHANIVSLEDIFECKSHLYLVMQLVSGGELFDRIVEKGFYTEKDASKLIQQILDAVKYLHDMGIVHRDLKPENLLYYSMDEDSKIMISDFGLSKIEGSGSVMSTACGTPGYVAPEVLAQKPYSKAVDCWSIGVIAYILLCGYPPFYDENDAKLFEQILKAEYEFDSPYWDDISDSAKDFIVHLMEKDPSQRYTCEQALQHPWIAGDTALDKNIHESVSAQIKKNFAKSKWKQAFNATAVVRHMRRLQLGTSQEGQLQSTLPSPCHGQLLLPEGEEEESSLRRENSGCSEGVSEGNDIQNCTYHVHPTSRV
- the camk1b gene encoding calcium/calmodulin-dependent protein kinase type 1 isoform X3, giving the protein MPLGEDGHSWKKKTSSIKEIYDFKEVLGTGAFSEVVLAEEKRTRKLVAIKCIPKKALEGKENSIENEIAVLHKIKHANIVSLEDIFECKSHLYLVMQLVSGGELFDRIVEKGFYTEKDASKLIQQILDAVKYLHDMGIVHRDLKPENLLYYSMDEDSKIMISDFGLSKIEGSGSVMSTACGTPGYVAPEVLAQKPYSKAVDCWSIGVIAYILLCGYPPFYDENDAKLFEQILKAEYEFDSPYWDDISDSAKDFIVHLMEKDPSQRYTCEQALQHPWIAGDTALDKNIHESVSAQIKKNFAKSKWKQAFNATAVVRHMRRLQLGTSQEGQLQSTLPSPCHGQLLLPEGEEEESSLRRENSGCSEGVSEGNDIQNCTYHVHPTSRV